A region of Epinephelus fuscoguttatus linkage group LG1, E.fuscoguttatus.final_Chr_v1 DNA encodes the following proteins:
- the LOC125896774 gene encoding zinc finger protein 664-like isoform X22 encodes MCSVESLREFVNERLTAAAEEILGVFQRSIVEYEEEIDRQRRLLDMVWKPEIQSHRTELPQQHVCKEEEVVPEQQLCIEERKSSVEQEEPEAPETKEEEEEVCSSQEGEQLVVKQETDGFMLSPADEESEQSEDQTLDFIHDDTQSAAEKESVFKMPVISSVISEATSEHQLLCHVAERQDQTGRHHDNNSHSNNVYNFTMSGIHLKTQAGKKSFKCDTCGKAFPYQSNLNIHLKIHTGEKPFTCTTCGKAFRRNCELKVHMRVHSGEKLHLCNTCGKRFSDKSALKGHIRIHTGEMPFICTTCGKAFRLKSNLFIHMRHHTDERPFTCKTCGKAFIQKRHLTDHMRIHTGEKPFTCTTCGKAFGRKSHLTGHMRIHSGETS; translated from the exons ATGTGTTCAGTCGAGTCTTTGAGAGAGTTTGTCAACGAGcgactaactgctgctgctgaagaaatattgGGAGTTTTTCAAAGAAGCATCGTCGAGTACGAGGAAGAGATCGATCGTCAGCGCAGACTGTTGGATATGGTTTGGAAACCCGAAATACAGTCACACAGGACAG AGCTCCCACAGCAACATGtgtgtaaggaggaggaggttgtccctgagcagcagctctgtattgAGGAGAGGAAGTCCAGTGTGGAGCAAGAGGAGCCAGAGGCTCCAGAAactaaagaggaagaggaggaagtgtgcagcagtcaggagggagagcagcttgtagtgaagcAGGAGACTGATGGCTTTATGTTGAGTCCTGCTGATGAGGAAAGTGAGCAGAGTGAAGATCAGACTCTGGACTTCATTCATGACGACACTCAAAGTGCAGCAGAGAAAGAGTCTGTATTTAAAATGCCAGTTATAAGCTCTGTGATATCAGAAGCAACCAGTGAGCACCAGCTGCTCTGTCATGTAGCTGAGAGGCAAGATCAGACAGGACGACACCATGACAACAACAGTCACAGTAACAATGTATACAACTTTACCATGTCAGGGATTCACCTCAAAACTCAAGCAGGTAAAAAATCTTTCAAATGTGACACTTGTGGAAAAGCTTTTCCGTATCAGTCCAACTTAAATATACACCTGaaaatccacacaggtgagaagccgtttacatgcacaacatGTGGGAAAGCTTTCAGACGGAATTGTGAGTTGAAAGTCCACATGAGAGTCCACAGTGGTGAGAAGCTGCACCTTTGCAACACCTGTGGGAAAAGATTCAGTGACAAATCAGCATTGAAAGGTCATAttagaatccacacaggtgagatgCCATTTATATGCACAACATGTGGGAAAGCTTTCAGACTTAAGAGTAACTTGTTCATCCACATGAGACACCACACAGATGAGAGGCCATTTACATGCAAAACATGCGGGAAAGCTTTCATACAGAAACGTCACCTGACAGAccacatgagaatccacacaggtgagaagccatttacttgtacaacatgtgggaaagcTTTTGGACGTAAAAGTCA
- the LOC125896774 gene encoding zinc finger protein 664-like isoform X23, with protein MCSVESLREFVNERLTAAAEEILGVFQRSIVEYEEEIDRQRRLLDMVLKPEIKLHRTELPQQHVCKEEEVVPEQQLCIEERKSSVEQEEPEAPETKEEEEEVCSSQEGEQLVVKQETDGFMLSPADEESEQSEDQTLDFIHDDTQSAAEKESVFKMPVISSVISEATSEHQLLCHVAERQDQTGRHHDNNSHSNNVYNFTMSGIHLKTQAGKKSFKCDTCGKAFPYQSNLNIHLKIHTGEKPFTCTTCGKAFRRNCELKVHMRVHSGEKLHLCNTCGKRFSDKSALKGHIRIHTGEMPFICTTCGKAFRLKSNLFIHMRHHTDERPFTCKTCGKAFIQKRHLTDHMRIHTGEKPFTCTTCGKAFGRKSHLTGHMRIHSGETS; from the exons ATGTGTTCAGTTGAGTCTTTGAGAGAGTTTGTCAACGAGcgactaactgctgctgctgaagaaatattgGGAGTTTTTCAAAGAAGCATCGTCGAGTACGAGGAAGAGATCGATCGTCAGCGCAGACTGTTGGATATGGTTTTGAAGCCTGAAATCAAGTTACACAGGACAG AGCTCCCACAGCAACATGtgtgtaaggaggaggaggttgtccctgagcagcagctctgtattgAGGAGAGGAAGTCCAGTGTGGAGCAAGAGGAGCCAGAGGCTCCAGAAactaaagaggaagaggaggaagtgtgcagcagtcaggagggagagcagcttgtagtgaagcAGGAGACTGATGGCTTTATGTTGAGTCCTGCTGATGAGGAAAGTGAGCAGAGTGAAGATCAGACTCTGGACTTCATTCATGACGACACTCAAAGTGCAGCAGAGAAAGAGTCTGTATTTAAAATGCCAGTTATAAGCTCTGTGATATCAGAAGCAACCAGTGAGCACCAGCTGCTCTGTCATGTAGCTGAGAGGCAAGATCAGACAGGACGACACCATGACAACAACAGTCACAGTAACAATGTATACAACTTTACCATGTCAGGGATTCACCTCAAAACTCAAGCAGGTAAAAAATCTTTCAAATGTGACACTTGTGGAAAAGCTTTTCCGTATCAGTCCAACTTAAATATACACCTGaaaatccacacaggtgagaagccgtttacatgcacaacatGTGGGAAAGCTTTCAGACGGAATTGTGAGTTGAAAGTCCACATGAGAGTCCACAGTGGTGAGAAGCTGCACCTTTGCAACACCTGTGGGAAAAGATTCAGTGACAAATCAGCATTGAAAGGTCATAttagaatccacacaggtgagatgCCATTTATATGCACAACATGTGGGAAAGCTTTCAGACTTAAGAGTAACTTGTTCATCCACATGAGACACCACACAGATGAGAGGCCATTTACATGCAAAACATGCGGGAAAGCTTTCATACAGAAACGTCACCTGACAGAccacatgagaatccacacaggtgagaagccatttacttgtacaacatgtgggaaagcTTTTGGACGTAAAAGTCA
- the LOC125896774 gene encoding zinc finger protein 664-like isoform X20, with protein sequence MCSVESLREFVNERLTAAAEEILGVFIRTIVVYEEEIDRQRRLLDNVWKPGKKLHRTELPQQHVCKEEEVVPEQQLCIEERKSSVEQEEPEAPETKEEEEEVCSSQEGEQLVVKQETDGFMLSPADEESEQSEDQTLDFIHDDTQSAAEKESVFKMPVISSVISEATSEHQLLCHVAERQDQTGRHHDNNSHSNNVYNFTMSGIHLKTQAGKKSFKCDTCGKAFPYQSNLNIHLKIHTGEKPFTCTTCGKAFRRNCELKVHMRVHSGEKLHLCNTCGKRFSDKSALKGHIRIHTGEMPFICTTCGKAFRLKSNLFIHMRHHTDERPFTCKTCGKAFIQKRHLTDHMRIHTGEKPFTCTTCGKAFGRKSHLTGHMRIHSGETS encoded by the exons ATGTGTTCAGTTGAGTCTTTGAGAGAGTTTGTCAACGAGcgactaactgctgctgctgaagaaatattgGGAGTTTTTATAAGAACCATCGTCGTGTACGAGGAAGAGATCGATCGTCAGCGCAGACTGTTGGATAACGTTTGGAAACCTGGAAAAAAGTTACACAGGACAG AGCTCCCACAGCAACATGtgtgtaaggaggaggaggttgtccctgagcagcagctctgtattgAGGAGAGGAAGTCCAGTGTGGAGCAAGAGGAGCCAGAGGCTCCAGAAactaaagaggaagaggaggaagtgtgcagcagtcaggagggagagcagcttgtagtgaagcAGGAGACTGATGGCTTTATGTTGAGTCCTGCTGATGAGGAAAGTGAGCAGAGTGAAGATCAGACTCTGGACTTCATTCATGACGACACTCAAAGTGCAGCAGAGAAAGAGTCTGTATTTAAAATGCCAGTTATAAGCTCTGTGATATCAGAAGCAACCAGTGAGCACCAGCTGCTCTGTCATGTAGCTGAGAGGCAAGATCAGACAGGACGACACCATGACAACAACAGTCACAGTAACAATGTATACAACTTTACCATGTCAGGGATTCACCTCAAAACTCAAGCAGGTAAAAAATCTTTCAAATGTGACACTTGTGGAAAAGCTTTTCCGTATCAGTCCAACTTAAATATACACCTGaaaatccacacaggtgagaagccgtttacatgcacaacatGTGGGAAAGCTTTCAGACGGAATTGTGAGTTGAAAGTCCACATGAGAGTCCACAGTGGTGAGAAGCTGCACCTTTGCAACACCTGTGGGAAAAGATTCAGTGACAAATCAGCATTGAAAGGTCATAttagaatccacacaggtgagatgCCATTTATATGCACAACATGTGGGAAAGCTTTCAGACTTAAGAGTAACTTGTTCATCCACATGAGACACCACACAGATGAGAGGCCATTTACATGCAAAACATGCGGGAAAGCTTTCATACAGAAACGTCACCTGACAGAccacatgagaatccacacaggtgagaagccatttacttgtacaacatgtgggaaagcTTTTGGACGTAAAAGTCA
- the LOC125896774 gene encoding zinc finger protein OZF-like isoform X9, whose protein sequence is MCSVESLREFVNERLTAAAEEILGVFQRSIVEYEEEIDRQRRLLDMVLKPEIKLHRTELPQQHVCKEEEVVPEQQLCIEERKSSVEQEEPEAPEIKEEEEEVCSSQEGEQLVVKQETDGFMLSPADEESEQSEDQTLDFIHDDTQSAAEKESVINIPFITYVIPTSDHQLLSHNSYVVESQDEEGRHLEKDGLSNNDNNSAMSKIHLSTYTGEKSFKCDTCGKAFQYKSNLNIHMRIHSGEKPFKCKTCGTAFRHNSSLLAHKRIHTGEKPFRCKTCGKAFRYNSPLTIHMRIHTGEKPFTCKTCGKAFRQSSELTVHMRTHSGEKLHLCSTCGKRFSDNSALKSHMRIHSGETPYTCTTCGRAFGQKGHLKCHMRIHTGEKPFTCTTCGKAFGYKCHLDTHMRIHTGEKPFTCKTCGKAFRHNSHLTAHMRIHTGEKPFTCKTCGKAFRQSSELRAHMRIHTGEKPFTCTRCEKAFGQKSHLNVHMRTHTGEKS, encoded by the exons ATGTGTTCAGTTGAGTCTTTGAGAGAGTTTGTCAACGAGcgactaactgctgctgctgaagaaatattgGGAGTTTTTCAAAGAAGCATCGTCGAGTACGAGGAAGAGATCGATCGTCAGCGCAGACTGTTGGATATGGTTTTGAAGCCTGAAATCAAGTTACACAGGACAG agctcccacagcaacatgtgtgtaaggaggaggaggttgtccctgagcagcagctctgtattgAGGAGAGGAAGTCCAGTGTGGAGCAAGAGGAGCCAGAGGCTCCAgagattaaagaggaagaggaggaagtgtgcagcagtcaggagggagagcagcttgtgGTGAAGCAGGAGACTGATGGCTTTATGTTGAGTCCTGCTGATGAGGAAAGTGAGCAGAGTGAAGATCAGACTCTGGACTTCATTCACGATGACACTCAAAGTGCAGCAGAGAAAGAGTCTGTCATCAACATACCATTTATAACCTATGTGATACCAACCAGTGACCACCAGCTGCTCTCCCACAACTCTTATGTTGTTGAGAGCCAAGATGAGGAAGGAAGACATCTTGAAAAGGATGGTCTCAGTAACAATGATAACAACTCTGCCATGTCAAAGATTCACCTCAGCACTTATACAGGTGAAAAATCTTTCAAATGTGACACTTGTGGAAAAGCTTTTCAGTACAAGTCAAACTTAAATATACACATGAGAATCCACTCGGGTGAGAAGCCATTtaaatgcaaaacatgtggAACAGCTTTCAGACATAATAGTAGCTTGTTGGCCCACAaaagaatccacacaggtgagaagccgtttAGATGCAAAACATGTGGAAAAGCTTTCAGATATAATAGTCCTTTGACAATccacatgagaatccacacaggtgagaagccatttacatgcaaaacatgtgggaaaGCTTTCAGACAGAGTAGTGAGTTGACAGTCCACATGAGAACCCACAGTGGTGAGAAGCTGCACCTTTGTAGTACATGTGGGAAAAGATTCAGTGACAACTCAGCATTGAAAAGTCATATGAGAATCCACTCAGGCGAGACGCCATATACTTGCACAACATGTGGGAGAGCTTTCGGACAGAAAGGTCACCTAAAATGccacatgagaatccacacaggtgagaagccatttacttgtacaacatgtgggaaagcTTTTGGATATAAATGTCACTTAGACACccacatgagaatccacacaggtgagaagccgtttacatgcaaaacatgtgggaaaGCATTCAGACATAATAGTCATTTGACAGCccacatgagaatccacacaggtgagaagccatttacatgcaaaacatgtgggaaagctttcagacagagcagtgagttAAGGGCCCACATGAGAATTCACACAGGTGAAAAGCCGTTTACATGCACAAGATGTGAGAAAGCTTTTGGACAGAAAAGTCACCTGAATGTCCACATGAGAACACACACTGGTGAGAAGTCATAA
- the LOC125896774 gene encoding zinc finger protein OZF-like isoform X14: protein MCSVESLREFVNERLTAAAEEILGVFQRSIVEYEEEIDRQRRLLDMVLKPEIKLHRTELPQQHVCKEEEVVPEQQLCIEERKSSVEQEEPEAPEIKEEEEEVCSSQEGEQLVVKQETDGFMLTPDEESEQSEDQTLDFIHDDTQSAAEKESVISVPFITYVIPTSDHQLLSDNSRVVESQDEEGGHHENDTLSNNDNNSTMSKIHLRTHTGEKSFKCDTCGKAFRYKSDLNVHLRVHTGEKPFTCNTCGKAFRHNSGLTVHMRTHSGEKPFRCKTCGKAFRYCSSLLTHMRIHTGEKPFTCKTCGKAFRQSSELTVHMRTHSGEKLHLCSTCGKRFSDNSALKSHMRIHSGETPYTCTTCGRAFGQKGHLKCHMRIHTGEKPFTCTTCGKAFGYKCHLDTHMRIHTGEKPFTCKTCGKAFRHNSHLTAHMRIHTGEKPFTCKTCGKAFRQSSELRAHMRIHTGEKPFTCTRCEKAFGQKSHLNVHMRTHTGEKS, encoded by the exons ATGTGTTCAGTTGAGTCTTTGAGAGAGTTTGTCAACGAGcgactaactgctgctgctgaagaaatattgGGAGTTTTTCAAAGAAGCATCGTCGAGTACGAGGAAGAGATCGATCGTCAGCGCAGACTGTTGGATATGGTTTTGAAGCCTGAAATCAAGTTACACAGGACAG agctcccacagcaacatgtgtgtaaggaggaggaggttgtccctgagcagcagctgtgtaTTGAGGAGAGGAAGTCCAGTGTGGAGCAAGAGGAGCCAGAGGCTCCAgagattaaagaggaagaggaggaagtgtgcagcagtcaggagggagagcagcttgtagtgaagcAGGAGACTGATGGCTTTATGTTGACTCCTGATGAGGAAAGTGAGCAGAGTGAAGATCAGACTCTGGACTTCATTCATGATGACACTCAAAGTGCAGCAGAGAAAGAGTCTGTCATCAGCGTACCTTTTATAACCTATGTGATACCAACCAGTGACCACCAGCTGCTCTCTGACAACTCTCGTGTTGTTGAGAGCCAAGATGAGGAAGGAGGACATCATGAAAACGATACTCTCAGTAACAATGATAACAACTCTACCATGTCAAAGATTCACCTCAGAACTCACACAGGTGAAAAATCTTTCAAATGTGACACTTGTGGAAAAGCTTTTCGGTATAAGTCAGACTTAAATGTACACTTGAgagtccacacaggtgagaagccatttACATGCAACACATGTGGGAAAGCTTTCAGACATAATAGTGGGTTAACAGTCCACATGAGAACCCACAGCGGTGAGAAGCCATTTAgatgcaaaacatgtgggaaaGCTTTCAGATATTGTAGTAGCTTGCTGACCCAtatgagaatccacacag gtgagaagccatttacatgcaaaacatgtgggaaaGCTTTCAGACAGAGTAGTGAGTTGACAGTCCACATGAGAACCCACAGTGGTGAGAAGCTGCACCTTTGTAGTACATGTGGGAAAAGATTCAGTGACAACTCAGCATTGAAAAGTCATATGAGAATCCACTCAGGCGAGACGCCATATACTTGCACAACATGTGGGAGAGCTTTCGGACAGAAAGGTCACCTAAAATGccacatgagaatccacacaggtgagaagccatttacttgtacaacatgtgggaaagcTTTTGGATATAAATGTCACTTAGACACccacatgagaatccacacaggtgagaagccgtttacatgcaaaacatgtgggaaaGCATTCAGACATAATAGTCATTTGACAGCccacatgagaatccacacaggtgagaagccatttacatgcaaaacatgtgggaaagctttcagacagagcagtgagttAAGGGCCCACATGAGAATTCACACAGGTGAAAAGCCGTTTACATGCACAAGATGTGAGAAAGCTTTTGGACAGAAAAGTCACCTGAATGTCCACATGAGAACACACACTGGTGAGAAGTCATAA